The window CCGTCACCGACCTCGTCGCCTCCTGGCCGAACGGTCCGGTGGCCCGCAGCCAGACGGTCTTCGTGCCCACCGTGTTGAAGATGTATTCACCGGTGGCTGCGCCCGGCACGTAGCCGGCGCCCACATAGTCCCACTCCCAGGTCGACACCGACCCGGTGACCTGTGGCGTGAAGATGACCCGCTGACCGGTGGTGGTCGTTGCCGGGCTGGCCACCAACGACTGGATCACCGGCGCCGGCGGCGGCGTGATCGTGATGTCGTGTGTGTCCGTGCCGTTGCTCACGGCCGGCACCGGCGACTCGGCGATGAGCCGCACCCGGTAGTTGCCGGGTGCCGTGAACGTGTGGTCGACCACACGCCCGGTGTACGTCACCTGGTTGGCGCCCTGGGTGATCTCCCATCGCCACACCGCAACCGGCCCCGAGCCCGCCAGGGTGTTGCCGGTGAGTGTCACGGTTCCGACCTGGGCCGACGACGGCACCCCGCTGATGCTCACGAGGGGCGCCGCGGGGTCGACCACCGTGACGGTCCGCGAGACGGTCGGACTGAAGTCTCCGAGGGCACCGCGGGCCCTCATCGTCATCGTGTAGGTCCCTGACGAGGTGTAGACGTGGCTGAACGTGCCCGTTGCGTTGCGCTCGAGCGGCGAGCCGTCGCCGTAGCTGATCTCGTAGAGGTCGATCGGCCCCGAGGCCGCGGCCACCCTGGCCGCGTAGGAACTCGTCGTCGATGTGGTGACCGGCCCCGTGTCATTCGGGAACTTCGTGATCCCGTCGAGACGCGGTGCGGCCGGGTCGACCGTGATCGTCACCGGATCCGACGTGGCGGTGTCGCCGGTGCTGCTGCGAACGGTGAGCACGACATCGAATGTCCCGGCCGCCGAGTACCGGCGGGTCGGATTGCGCTCGGTGCTGCTGCCACCGTCGCCGAAGTCCCACTCCCAGCTGACGGCATTGACCGATCCATCGGTGAACGCAACCGAACCACCGGCCCGGATCGCGGTTGCCGACGTCGAGAACGCGGCGGTCGGTTCGAGTCGTGGCTCGACGATCACCGAGGTGGAGTCGGTGCCGTTGCGGTTGCTCACCGTGAGCGTGACCACCTTCTGACCCGGGCTGGTGAACGTGTGGAGGGGATCCGGCGCATTGGAAGTGACACCGTCGCCGAAGTCCCATTCCCACGAGGTCGCGTCCACCGAGGCATCGACGAACAGCGTCGTCTGCCCGACCCACGGTGACGCCACGAAATCGCCGATCTGGGCGACCGGCGCCGGGAGTTCGGCCAGGACCTGCACCGACTGTGTGACCGTGTCGCTCCCCGCACCATTGGTCGCTGTGAGGGTCACGAGATAGGTGCCGGGCATCCCCCACGTGTGCGTGACCCGCGCGCCGGTGGCCGACTGGCCGTCGCCGAACGCCCACAGCTCGGAGTCCGGGCTGTTCGTCGACAGGCTCGACAACGTCACGACGTCGCCGACCTCGATCACCACGGGGAGCGTGCCGATCACGGCGCGCGGGGGCCGCGTCGCCGGTGCGACGACGATGTCGACCGTTGCCGTGGACACCCCGACGGAGTTCTCGGCCCGCAGCGTGACCCGGAAGGTGCCCTCCGCGAGGAACACGTGCGTCACTTCCTCACCACGGCTGGTCTTGCCGTCGCCGAAGTCCCAGCGATAGCTCGCCTGATCGGTGGACGAGGATCCGACGAAGGCGACCGCTTCGCCGAGGTCCACCGTCGTCGTGGCGACGTCGATCGCCGCCACAGGGGCACGAAGTCCGTCGACGACGGTCACCACGACCGACGCAGTGTCGGAACCCTGTTCGTTGGCGACCGTGAGGCGCACCGTGTAGGTGCCGGCCCTCGACCAGGACTTGGTCACGTCGGGGGCGGAGGCGGTGTCACCGTCACCGAAGTCCCATCGCCAGCGCTCGATGTCACCGTCGCTGCGATCCTCGAACTCGACCGGCTTCCCGACACCCACGACGGTCGACGAGTAGACGAAGTCCGCGGCCGGTCGCAGCGTCGCATCGGCCGGGACCACGGTGATGGGAAGACTGATCTCGTCGGCCTCCTCGCCGCGGCCCACCCGCAGCGTCACCGTGTAGGAACCGGGTTCCTCCCAACTCTTCTCCGCCTCGGGGCCTTCGTCACCGGTGCCGTCGCCGAAATCCCACACCCAGGAATCAGGGCTTCCCGATGACTTGTCGACGAACCTCACCGGTACATCCACTGCCACGGTCGTCGCACTCAGGGCGAAGTTCGCCACCAGTTCGTCGCTCGGCAGCGGCTCGTCGATCTGTTCGCTCTCCACCTGTGTCGTGACGACATTGGCGTCGATGACCGGGATGTTCGCCGTGGCGCCCGACGCCGACTCATCGGTCTCCTCGACCAGCCCGTCGTCGGTGCTGTCCTCCTCGACGACCGCGACGACGCCCTCGCCCTCACCGGTGGTCGAGACGGACCCTCCGACCGAGGTGCTGACCGCGTCACCGGGGCCATCCGCCCCGAGGAACACGGCGAGCGAGCTTCCCGGGTCGTAGGCGACAACGAAGTCGTCGCGAGCACGAAGGCGCAGGTCACCGGGTTCCAGGACGAGGTGGACCTGGTCGGACTCACGCGACGGATCGACGACGTGCACCTCTCCGGTGAATCGTTCGGCCACGAACACCCGGCGCGCCGCCACCACCGGCCTCGCCAACTCGCCCACCTCGCCGATGAGCGCAGTCGCCGCGCACTCGCCATTGGTGAGGTCCGCGACATGCACCGTCGAGCCGACGATGGCGACCACCCAGCCGATGCTCGAGCCGATGATGTGGTCGGGGTTGGCCATGAAGTCCTCGAAGCATGCGAGTCGCTCGCCGCCGAGGGTTCGGACACCATCCTGTCTCGCCTCGACGATGCGGTCGCCGACACGGACCAACGGGCCGTCGCTGCCCGACCGACGCTCGGTGGCACCGTCGGCATCGATGGCGATCCGATCGGCACCGTTCTCCACGAGCGCCCCGTCGCCGTCGGCCACCACCGAGCGGCTGTCGGCCGGCACCGTCGCCTGCGTCGAGTCGGTGACCGAGGGATCGACGAGCACCGCCTCGGCCCCTGCCACCGCCACGATCCCGTCGGGTCCGATGTCGACCATCGACTCCGATGCCGGAAGACTGCCGGTGGTCCTCACCACCTGATGGAGGGCGGGATCCACGAGCGAGATCTGCCCGGCGGTGCGATCCACGACGACCACGCCGCCGTCGCCTTCTTCGACGACGAGATCCGCCAGTCGATCGCTCACCGCGACGCGTGCGGTCACGGCGTTCGCCTCGGCGTCGAGATGCACGATTTCGCCACTCAGGGGGGCCGGAACCCACAAACCGGTCGGCGGGGTCTCGACCTCGGTGAGCACCTCGGGGTCGATCTGGAACGCGGCCGCGCTGAGACCCACCGTCGCTACGACGGCCGCAACACCAGCGACTCGACTCCAACGCCTCCGCACAACCACTCAGAGTACCGCAGCGAGAAGGGCGGACATGGGGCGGGTGACCCATGTGTCTCACGAGCCCGGGGCCCGAACCGGTTCGTCAGCCCAATTCGTCGACCAAGGCCAGGAGATCGTCGGCCACGAACCGTGGTGTCGGGACGACGGGGAGGTCCTCGGACGACACCACCCCGCTGAGCACCAGCGCGAAGTCGTAGCCGAGTGCCTCGGCGAAGAGACCGTCGGTGTCCGGGCGATCGCCGATCATCACGCCGGCATCGCCCAACCGGTCTCGCACGAAGCGGGCGATTGGCTCGTGCGGTTTCCCGGCGATCTCGGGCGCCTGCTCCGCACAGGTCGCGACCGCAGCCACCAGCGCGCCGTTGCCGGGGAGAAGCCCGTCGGCATCGGGGAACGTGGGGTCGTCGTTTGTCGCGATGAACCGGGCACCGGCCCGGATGGCCCGCATCGCGGCGGCGAGCATCGTGTAGTCGAAGTCCGTGGTGATGCCCAGCGCCACGGCGTCGATCGTTCCGTCGTCGACGAGCACCGCGCCCCGCTCGGTCATTGCGTGGCGAAGCCCATCGCTGCCGATCGCCAGGACCCGGTCGCCGGACGCCACCATGGCCGCCGCGGCCATGGCCGCGGTGATGACCAGCGGCTCGGCATCGGGGATGCCGTGCGACGCGAGCTTCGCCGCCACCTGCGCGGGCGTGCGGGCCGCGGAGTTGGTGACGAACGCAATCGGCCTACCGGCGGCACGCAGTCGCGCAATCGCCTCCGGCGCACCGGGAATCGTCTCGGCCCCACGCCAGATAACTCCGTCGAGGTCGATCGCCCAGGCGGTCAGCGGACTTCCCAGGTGGGGAGGCTGTGGAGCAATGCATGCAGGTCGCCGCTCCCCTTCTCGTTCTGGGCCGCCGCGAGCTGTGCGTCGACCGACGAGCCGTAGTCGGGACGGTCGATCGCCCGGAAGACCCCGACAGGGGTGGGGCTCTCACGATCGTTGGCCAGTCGGCTGAGCGCGAACGCGACCGACGGGTCGGGCGACCCCTCGTCGTGCACCACCAGGGCGTCGACTCCCACGTCGGCCACGTCGACGAGCCGGGCCGTTCCGTTGTCGAGCACGACCCCTCGGGCCCCGTCGGCGCCGAAGGTGACCGGCTGCCCGTGAGTGAGCTCGATCAGCATGTCGTCACGGGCGTCCTTCTTGGTGATGGCGGCGAACGCCCCGTCGTTGAAGACGTTGCAGTTCTGGTAGACCTCGACGATCGCCGCTCCCTTGTGGGCGTGGGCCCGACGGAACATCTCCTGCATGTGGTTGCGATCCATGTCGTGGGTGCGGGCGACGAAAGTGGCCTCTGCGCCGAGGGCGACCGACACCGGATTGAAGGGCGTGTCGATGGAACCCATCGGGGTGGACTTGGTGACCTTGCCCACCTCGCTCGTCGGCGAATACTGACCCTTGGTCAGCCCGTAGATCTGGTTGTTGAACAGAAGGATCGTGAGATCGACGTTGCGGCGCAGTGCGTGGATCAGGTGGTTCCCGCCGATCGACAGCATGTCACCGTCGCCCCCGACCACCCACACATCGAGGTCGGGCCGAGCGAGCGCCAGCCCCGTGGCGATCGCCGGCGAGCGACCGTGGATGCTGTGCATCCCGTAGGTGTTCATGTAGTACGGGAAGCGGGCCGCACAGCCGATACCGGAGATGAAGACGGTGTCCTCTCGGCGGGTGCCGATCTCGGGCATCAACAGCTGCATCGCGGTCAGGATGGAGTAGTCGCCGCAGCCGGGGCACCAGCGCACCTCCTGATCGCTCGACCAGTCCTTCTTCGTGGTGGTTGCGGTGTCGCTCACTTGACCTTGTCCTCCTCGACCAGTTCCTCGATACGGGTGACGAGCTCTCCGGCGGTGAAGGGCTGACCCATCACCTTCGAGATCACCTTGGCGTCGACCAGATACCTCGCCCGCAGCAGGGCGGTGAGCTGCCCGAGATTCATCTCGGGCACGATCACATGGTCGTACGCCGAGAAGATCGCGCCCAGGTCGTCGGGGAACGGATGCAGGTTGCGCAGGTGTACGTGCCCCACCCGCATGCCGCTGCGGCGGAGCCGGCCGGCGGCACCGGTGATCGCCCCCCACGTGGAGCCCCAGCCGACCAGCAGCACCCCGTCGGGATCACCGACGATGTCGGTGGCCGGGTACGACTCGGCGATCTTGTCGATGCGCGCTTCGCGGATGTCGACCATGCGCCCGTGGTTGACCGGGTCGTAGCTGATGTTGCCGGTGCCGTCTTCCTTCTCGATGCCACCGATGCGGTGCATGAGGCCGTCGGTACCGGGGATCGCCCACGGCCGAGCCAGATCCTCGTTGCGGACATAGGGCCAGAAGACCGGCTCGCCGTTCTCGTCGACTGCGTTCAGTCCCGCGGCGAATTCGACGTCGATGTCGGGCAAGGCGTCGAGGTCGGGCAGCAGCCAGGGCTCGGTGCCGTTGGCGAGATAGCCGTCGGACAGCAGGATCACCGGCGTGCGATAACGCAACGCGATGCGTACCGCCTCGAACGCCGCATGGAAGCAGTCCGACGGCGAGTTGGCCGACACGATCGGCAGCGGCGCCTCGCCGTGACGCCCGTAGCGCGCCATCATCAGGTCGGCCGCCTCGGTCTTCGTGGGCAGTCCGGTGGAGGGCCCGCCGCGCTGGATGTCGACGAGCACCAGCGGCAGTTCGAGGCTGATCGCGAGGCCGAGCGTCTCCCCCTTCAGCGCAACACCCGGCCCACTCGTGGTGGTGACGCCGAGGTGGCCGCCGTAGCTGGCGCCGAGCGCCGACCCGATAGCGGCGATCTCGTCCTCGGCCTGCAACGTCCGCACGCCGAAGTTCTTGTGCTTCGCCAGCTCGTGGAGGATGTCACTCGCCGGGGTGATGGGATACGACCCGAGAAAGATGGGCACGCCGGCTTTCTGCGAAGCCGCGATCAGCCCCCAGGACAGAGCGGTGTTGCCGTTGATGTTCGTGTAGGTGCCCGGTGGCAGCTGGGCCGGGCGAACGGCGAGGCGACTGGCGCTCAACTCTGCGGTCTCGCCGAAGGCGTGGCCGGCCTTGAACGCCGCTTCGTTGGCGGCGATCACCAGCTCCTTGCCCGCGAACTTCTCGCGGATCCAGAGCAGTGTCGGCTCCGTCGGCCGGGTGTAGAGCCAGGAAACGAGACCGAGGGCGAAGAAGTTCTTGGACCGGTCGGCGTCGCGGGGCTTCACCCCGAGGTCCTTGCACACCTCTTTGGTGAGCGACGTCATCGGCGCCGAGATGACCGAGTAGCCGTCGAGCGACCCGTCCTCGAGCGGGTTGACGGCGTACCCGGCCTTGGCCAGGTTCCGCTCCTCGAACGCGTCGGTGTTGACGATGACCGTGCCGCCCGACTCGACCTTCGGAAGGTCGCTCTTCATGGCCGCGGGATTCATCGCGACGAGCACGTTGGGCGCATCACCATGGGTGTGGATGTCGTGGTCGGAGATGTGCACCTGGAACGCCGACACCCCCGCCAGAGTGCCGGCCGGTGCCCGGATCTCCGCCGGGAACTCCGGCAGCGTGGCCAGGTCGTTGCCGAACAGGGCACTTGCCGACGTGAATCGGTCGCCGGTCAGCTGCATACCGTCGCCCGAATCGCCGGCGAACCGAACGATGATGCGATCGACCTCACGGACCTCTGACGAACGGTCTTCTGTGGTGGTCACGGTGCCCCCTCGCAGGCCAGCGACGCTGAACGGACCCGCCCGGCCACCATAATCACACCCCGGGCCCTGGAGCGTAATCCCCGCTCACGCCCTGCCGGCCGCACCTGCGGTGAGCGAAGCGACACCAACGAGCGCAGTGCTGGCGCGACTCGAGTCGGCTCTGGTCACGACGTCGGCCAGCAACTCGGTGCGGCTCTGGCTCGACCCACCGGCACGAAACCACCGTCGGCGCACCGCGCCCACCACGACAACGGCATCGCCCGACTGAAGGCGGGGTGGTCGCACCGGATCGTGCCAGGCCACGGGCACGACATGGCGCTGATCCCCCTCCCCGGTCCTCATCTCGAAGTTGTGCACCACTCCCCCGTCTGGGAGCTCCGATACCCGGACCTCGCTCGACACCACACCGCGCAACGCGGCGACATTGAACGAACCGTCTGCGCTCGGTCGACGATCTGCTTGCTTCATCTTCTTCCCTTTCGACGCGGCCTGCGAGGCAGGCGTCTCGATCTCGGGGAAGCGGGTCTGGGGGAAGCGGGTCTGGGGGAAGCGGGGTCCGGGGAGGGCGGGGCGAAACACGGCTTCGACGCCCTGAAACCGACACTATCGACGGGGTCTGACAGGCTCAGCTGAGTTGCTTGACCCGGGTCTTGACGTCGGAGAAGTGGGGATCGTGACCCGAGATCCACTTGAAGAGTTCGCGGGCACGGGCGGTCTTTCCCGCCCGATCGTAGAAATCACCCAGCGCGTAGGCACGCCGCAGATGCTGGTCGCCCGGTCGCTTCGGCGGCTTCCAGCCGGCCTCGAGCGTCCGGATCGCCTTCGCCACGTCGCCCGAGTCGCCATAGGCGCCGGCCAGCACGATGCGTCCTTCGGTGACGATCTCGCTACTCGGCGACGCCTCGCCCAACTCCTTCCAGAGGAACTCGACCTCGTGCGTCTTGCCGAGCGCCCGATAGCAGTCGGCCAGCACTGGGTGCTGCTCGGTCGAGTCGGTGAGCTCGCGGAAGATCTCGAGCTGGTCGACGGCTTCCTTCCACCGGCCCAGCCGGTAGAGCGACAAGCCCATCAGCTCACGCCCGTCGGGTAGCGCCGGGGCCTCCTTGACCACGGGCCGCAACAACGCTCGCGCATCGGCGAACCGATCGCCCTGGAAAGCCCGGCCCGCGTCGTTGAGCTTGCGGGCGAGCGACTTCGCCCGGTCGGGACCGACCAGGCGCTTGAGTACGACAGCGGGATCCTCGACCCGTTGCGGTCGTGCGCCGAGCGGCTTGCGTTCCCGCAGCACGGGGCCTCGCCCTCGCTTCACCGCGCGGGCCGCATGACGCTCGAGATCGGCCGCGCTCGGAAGATTGCGCTCGCGTATCGGCGGCGCCTTCCGCTCGGGGGCCGGCTCCGGCTCGGTCACCGGTTCGGTGGCCTCGACGTCGAGCGCACCCTCGGCATCGTCGACAGCCCGCTCGGGCTCGGGAGCCGGTCGAGGCTTTCGGGGTCGCTTCGCCGGGAAATCGTCGTAGGCCTCGGTCCCGATAGCCGGCGACTCCATACGGCCCGCGCCGCCACGGGCGATACGGCCCCACCTCGCCGGTCCGGCCAGATCGGGCCCGGGCGGGCGACGTTCGCCGTCGTCGCGACGCGGCGATCGCGCGCCCTTCTCGGACCGCTTGTTCCCTCGAGCGTCGCCGCGAGAATCGGGTCGATTGTCGCCTGAGCGTTCCTTGGACATGGCCGACCAGCGTATCTCGCCAAAACGCACTCAGGCCCCGCCGAAGCGGGGCCTGAGCCAACGTTTCTGGATCCGCTCCAGCGGGCCGAGCCCGCGAGCGGCGCCGGCACTGAGGCCTGCGTGAGAAATCCGGCGGCGTCCTACTCTCCCAGGGACTGACGTCCCAAGTACCATCGGCGCTGACAGGCTTGACTTCCGTGTTCGGAATGGGAACGGGTATGACCCTGTCGCTATCGCCACCGAAACTGTTTGTTCCCGCCGTCGGTGCGGCGGACCCCCTGGCGAAAGCCAACGGGTACGAAGAACGGGGCCCCAACGGGGACCCTGCCTCTTCAGAACTCCATAGCGAGCACGAACAACCGTACATGAAATGTGAAACCAAGCCCTCGGCCGATTAGTACCGGTCAGCTGAATGCATTACTGCACGTACACTTCCGGCCTATCAACGTGGTGGTCTACCACGGGCCTTACCCGGTTAACCCGGTGAGAGATCTCATCTTGGAACAGGCTTCCCGCTTAGATGCTTTCAGCGGTTATCCCTCCCGTAGGTCGCCAACCAGCCATGCCCTTGGCAGGACAACTGGCACACGAGAGCTACGTCCATCCCGGTCCTCTCGTACTGGGGATAGGTTTCCTCAAATCTCTTTCGGCTACAGAGGATAGGGACCGAACTGTCTCACGACGTTCTAAACCCAGCTCGCGTACCGCTTTAATGGGCGAACAGCCCAACCCTTGGGACCTGCTTCAGCCCCAGGATGCGATGAGCCGACATCGAGGTGCCAAACCTTCCCGTCGATATGGACTCTTGGGGAAGAT is drawn from Acidimicrobiales bacterium and contains these coding sequences:
- a CDS encoding HAD-IIA family hydrolase; the protein is MAPQPPHLGSPLTAWAIDLDGVIWRGAETIPGAPEAIARLRAAGRPIAFVTNSAARTPAQVAAKLASHGIPDAEPLVITAAMAAAAMVASGDRVLAIGSDGLRHAMTERGAVLVDDGTIDAVALGITTDFDYTMLAAAMRAIRAGARFIATNDDPTFPDADGLLPGNGALVAAVATCAEQAPEIAGKPHEPIARFVRDRLGDAGVMIGDRPDTDGLFAEALGYDFALVLSGVVSSEDLPVVPTPRFVADDLLALVDELG
- a CDS encoding 2-oxoacid:ferredoxin oxidoreductase subunit beta yields the protein MSDTATTTKKDWSSDQEVRWCPGCGDYSILTAMQLLMPEIGTRREDTVFISGIGCAARFPYYMNTYGMHSIHGRSPAIATGLALARPDLDVWVVGGDGDMLSIGGNHLIHALRRNVDLTILLFNNQIYGLTKGQYSPTSEVGKVTKSTPMGSIDTPFNPVSVALGAEATFVARTHDMDRNHMQEMFRRAHAHKGAAIVEVYQNCNVFNDGAFAAITKKDARDDMLIELTHGQPVTFGADGARGVVLDNGTARLVDVADVGVDALVVHDEGSPDPSVAFALSRLANDRESPTPVGVFRAIDRPDYGSSVDAQLAAAQNEKGSGDLHALLHSLPTWEVR
- a CDS encoding 2-oxoacid:acceptor oxidoreductase subunit alpha, giving the protein MTTTEDRSSEVREVDRIIVRFAGDSGDGMQLTGDRFTSASALFGNDLATLPEFPAEIRAPAGTLAGVSAFQVHISDHDIHTHGDAPNVLVAMNPAAMKSDLPKVESGGTVIVNTDAFEERNLAKAGYAVNPLEDGSLDGYSVISAPMTSLTKEVCKDLGVKPRDADRSKNFFALGLVSWLYTRPTEPTLLWIREKFAGKELVIAANEAAFKAGHAFGETAELSASRLAVRPAQLPPGTYTNINGNTALSWGLIAASQKAGVPIFLGSYPITPASDILHELAKHKNFGVRTLQAEDEIAAIGSALGASYGGHLGVTTTSGPGVALKGETLGLAISLELPLVLVDIQRGGPSTGLPTKTEAADLMMARYGRHGEAPLPIVSANSPSDCFHAAFEAVRIALRYRTPVILLSDGYLANGTEPWLLPDLDALPDIDVEFAAGLNAVDENGEPVFWPYVRNEDLARPWAIPGTDGLMHRIGGIEKEDGTGNISYDPVNHGRMVDIREARIDKIAESYPATDIVGDPDGVLLVGWGSTWGAITGAAGRLRRSGMRVGHVHLRNLHPFPDDLGAIFSAYDHVIVPEMNLGQLTALLRARYLVDAKVISKVMGQPFTAGELVTRIEELVEEDKVK
- a CDS encoding PKD domain-containing protein — translated: MGLSAAAFQIDPEVLTEVETPPTGLWVPAPLSGEIVHLDAEANAVTARVAVSDRLADLVVEEGDGGVVVVDRTAGQISLVDPALHQVVRTTGSLPASESMVDIGPDGIVAVAGAEAVLVDPSVTDSTQATVPADSRSVVADGDGALVENGADRIAIDADGATERRSGSDGPLVRVGDRIVEARQDGVRTLGGERLACFEDFMANPDHIIGSSIGWVVAIVGSTVHVADLTNGECAATALIGEVGELARPVVAARRVFVAERFTGEVHVVDPSRESDQVHLVLEPGDLRLRARDDFVVAYDPGSSLAVFLGADGPGDAVSTSVGGSVSTTGEGEGVVAVVEEDSTDDGLVEETDESASGATANIPVIDANVVTTQVESEQIDEPLPSDELVANFALSATTVAVDVPVRFVDKSSGSPDSWVWDFGDGTGDEGPEAEKSWEEPGSYTVTLRVGRGEEADEISLPITVVPADATLRPAADFVYSSTVVGVGKPVEFEDRSDGDIERWRWDFGDGDTASAPDVTKSWSRAGTYTVRLTVANEQGSDTASVVVTVVDGLRAPVAAIDVATTTVDLGEAVAFVGSSSTDQASYRWDFGDGKTSRGEEVTHVFLAEGTFRVTLRAENSVGVSTATVDIVVAPATRPPRAVIGTLPVVIEVGDVVTLSSLSTNSPDSELWAFGDGQSATGARVTHTWGMPGTYLVTLTATNGAGSDTVTQSVQVLAELPAPVAQIGDFVASPWVGQTTLFVDASVDATSWEWDFGDGVTSNAPDPLHTFTSPGQKVVTLTVSNRNGTDSTSVIVEPRLEPTAAFSTSATAIRAGGSVAFTDGSVNAVSWEWDFGDGGSSTERNPTRRYSAAGTFDVVLTVRSSTGDTATSDPVTITVDPAAPRLDGITKFPNDTGPVTTSTTSSYAARVAAASGPIDLYEISYGDGSPLERNATGTFSHVYTSSGTYTMTMRARGALGDFSPTVSRTVTVVDPAAPLVSISGVPSSAQVGTVTLTGNTLAGSGPVAVWRWEITQGANQVTYTGRVVDHTFTAPGNYRVRLIAESPVPAVSNGTDTHDITITPPPAPVIQSLVASPATTTTGQRVIFTPQVTGSVSTWEWDYVGAGYVPGAATGEYIFNTVGTKTVWLRATGPFGQEATRSVTVVVLPPPDPSPPAASPAGPVPVNTTVSFTSTEANGLTGLTWSWRITKTGVSAPTAVYTDVGPTQAHQFTEAGTWTIEVTATDARGVSGSDVLSLTVNPVITPNFTATPTAVPNQMAFVDSSTGSPIDAWLWDFGDGQTSTAQNPTVTFAAPGPYSVTLSVTSGGVTRNVTKTVNVP